The genomic segment TCTTTGAGTCTGGCTGCAAGCCTAAGATTGAAACCGGGATAATCGACTAAGATCGCGTGTGTGCAAGAACGTGCCACTGCTTCTTCTACCAATCTATCCATTAAGGCTTTTAGGAATTTGTATTTGAATAAGACTGCTGTGAAACCGATTACAGAAAGTTCTTCCATATCTTCTATAGATTCGAAACCTTCTTCCAACATTCTGGGGCCGCCTATCCCAAAAAAAGTAAGATCCGGATCATGTTTTTTGAGTTCTTTTAATACTTCAGCGCCGAGTAAATCGCCGGAATGTTCTCCAGCTAATATCATAAATACGGGAGAAGAAGGTACGGAAAGATTTTCCGTCCTAATTTTGTCTCCGGCCTTCTTAGGCTTTAGGGAGCTTTTTTTGGGTAGAGTTAATTTTCGAGACGTTGCCACGGCCGATGCTCAAGATATGGATTTTCAATTTTTCTGCAAGGTTAATAAATTCGGAAGGATTTACAATTATCGTCTCTCCTTCTCGAAAGGCGAGTATATCGCAGTTGTTCTCGCTCATTACTTTTAAGGTTTCTATTCCGACTGTAGGTAGATCGAAGCGAGGATCTTGGCTTGGTTTGGAACTTTTGCAAACTACTGCCTTTCTTTTTTTGGCGAAACTTCCGCCTCTTCGGATTGTTTGGTCTGTTCCTTCTACGGCTTCCACCGCCAATACCGATTTATCTACTACTACTACTGCTTGGCCTATATCCAGGTGGGCGATCTTCTCAGCGTATTCCATTCCGAAGATCACGTCTTCCACCTGTTTTTTATCCAAGGCTCTTTTGGTATAACGTCCTTCTGGAAGTAGCAATGACTTCAGATATGTTTTTTGGGAAATGATATGAATACCTTGTTTTTCGAAATCTTCAGCTACCGTTTTGAAGATAGAATAATCGTGACGATTCACCATTCTTGCAAGTAGCGCGAGAGCCTTTAAGTCGAAGTTCAGGCTTTTAAATATAATCTCTTTTTTAACTTTTCCTAATAGAAGAAGTCTATCTATCCGATTTGTTTTGCAGGCTTTTAATAGTCCGCCAATCTTTACGATCCGGATCGGTATTACTCTATCAGGATAATTTCCAGGAGTAAAATCAGACTCTGCTATGGAAAGAAAGAATGGATCTTCCCCTGCTGCCAGAGCTTCTTTCATTCCTATCTGTGGGAGATTTCCTCCTCCCGCTAATATTCCTAAACGTCCCAAACTTAGTTGGAAAAAGAACCGGAAGAGCCGGTGGATGATTCGGAACTTTTGGAAGAAGATTTATTATCTGTTACATAGAATCCGGATCCTTTAAAGATGATCCCTCCTACGCTGGAGATCAATCTATCTACTTCTCCAGTTTTGCCGCAAAGAAGACAAGTCGTGATAGGATCGTCCTTCATGGATTGAAAATGTTCGAAAGTTTGCCCGCAAGCCTTGCATCTATAATCGTAAGTAGGCACTGATTTTCCTCGCTCGATCTTATGATCAAAATAAAAACTTAAATTGGAACGCTGCCGCATTCGAATCGGACTTCTTATCCGCTTGTTGTAGGCAGAGTTTGAATAGAACTCCCTCAGTTGAGGTTAGTTCTTCTTCAGGAGAGACACCTTGTAATACGGTTTTTTCTCCTACTAATAGAGACGCTGATATTGTCCCGTTTGCAGAAAAAATTCCAAGCTGGAATCGTTTCTTTCCACCTGATCCAAGTATATACTTGTTCCTATTGATGGAAATACTCTCTCTGTCAAGATCGATTTGGTAAGCAGACTTCCACTCACCGGGTCTTCCTGAGTATAGTTTAAAAATCGGAACAGTTTCTTCTCCGCTTAAACTTGCTGTAAGAAATTCTAAGGATCTAAAAGGTTCTTCTACGATCCTGCAGATCTCTTTATATTTTCCGGTTTTAGATCTATGTATTACGATTCCGTAATCCCCATCCAAGGCTAACTTTTCAGTAGGGATATATTCGCCGTGAAATCCTGGAGGGATCTTATCTTCCGTCCAAAATGCAAAGTCCCAGGCTTGGCTTTTTTCTGATTGGGAAAATTCTACAAATGTTTCTTCGGCTTTTGCAGAAGGATACGGATCTTCCTCTAAAAAGTGAGAGAAGATCCAACCTGAGATCTGTAACTCAGGAATATATACTTGGACCCAGTTTCCTTTTCTTCCTTGGACAGTTTCGGAACGAGGGTCTTTATCTAATGCGTAAAGTAAGAGTCCTTTTTTTAAACGTGCTTTGCCGGGATTTTCAGTACCCGGGCCGGTCCTTAGATTTGTATTCTCTCCAGTGTTCTTAAATCTGGATCCGAGTAATGTAGAATCGTCTCTTACGGAAAGAAAACCTAATAGTTCAGAAAGTTTGTTCTGATCTCCGTCAGAAAGTTTAGTTTCTCTTTTCAAAACTTTTTTCAGAACAGAAGAATAAGAAGAAATTCCTAATGTGACTGGATTACTTCGGATCAGTTCTTTTAGATCTCGTAAGAATAGAATATCATCTTCCCATTCTCCTGCGATCTCTACTCTGGATAGAATTGCTTTTTGTCTCCAGTAACCGCCTGGTCTGAGTTGTAAAATAAATGGATCTTCGAATACCGGAAATTCACCTTTAGATTCTAAAGATTTTCCTGAGCCGATCCCGTTTTCTTTTTGGAGTCTTCCGGAAATTTTAGCTCTATCTTCCGGATCCTTGGTGATCAATTCTGCATTCAATCTAAGAAGAGATTGAGAGCCGTAAAAAAGATCTTCAGGAGTTGGGGCGGTTGATTTTTTTACTAAGGAGATAACCTTCTCCCATTTTTCCTTTTTATAATATTCGTAAATAGTGTCGGATGGTTTGGGCCAAAAGCGAATGGTAAGCCAAACGATTAGCCCTAATAATACGATCCCGAATATAGAAAGGAAAAATCCGCGTTTCAATGAGAACTACGAAACCTATTAATCCAAATGCGGAATAAGTTTTTCAGCATCCAGATCGAATCTTTCCAAAAGCATGTTCTTCGCTATATAGTATCTCATTAGATCTATATTAAAATTCACTTTTGCTTGAGTAAGGCTAAGCTGGTCTCTCACCAAAGTATCCAAAGCATTTTTAACCGCGACTGCATCCGCTCTTCCTTGTTGGAAGCTTCGGACCACACCGTTATAATAGTTTTGGGTCTCTTTTTCGGTGACTATTGAGTTCTTATAAATTTTATAACTGGCTTCTAAAGAATCGATCCTTCCTCTTAGATCGTCCCTTACTTCATTCTTAACTTCGGTTTCTTTTAGAGTAGCTTGGCGAACTCCGATCTCGGAGTCTCTTCTTCCTGCAGCAACTCCCTTATCGAATAATGGATAAGAGAAACTTACTTTTCCGTTGAAGTCTTTATAACGCGCAGATTGAACACCGTCAGTCGCGTCTGTATAATTTTTATCAGGGCTCGTTATTGTTTGAGCTTGAGAAGAAGCTGAACCTGAAAGTGTAAGAGAAGGTAACTGATCACTTTTTGCATTCTTTAGCATAAGCTCGGCGATTTCTTTTTCTCTGACTGCGTTTAGATAATCCGCTCTCTTTTTGTAAGCGATCTCTAGGTCTTTGTTATAGTCGGGCTTCTCGGGAATTTCTTCCATTAGGTCCGTTTCTTCAGAAAGGTCGGAATCATTCTCTAATTTTAAAGTACGAGCTAATTTCCTTTTTGCTTCGTCTTTTTGAACAACTGCAGTTTCCAATTGGCTATCTGCTTGTGCGAGTAGAGCGTTCCATTGGTTGACTTCGAATCCTTCCGAAAGTCCCAAACCTTGTTTACGTACCGTAAGATTTCTAATATTACTTACGTTCTCTTTTAATCTACGGAACGTTTTTAAGGACTGTAGTTTAACCGAATAGTCCCAGAAATCCACAAGTGATCCTACGATCGCTTCCGAGATCTGAAGAGAAACTTGGCTTTTCGCCATTTCTTTTTGGTTGTCCAGGATCTTCTCCTGGTTTCTTCCCTTGTAACCGAATGAGTTCTTTAATAAATCTTGGGAAACCGTTGCAGTGATAAATCCGGTATAAAGAGGAGGAAGTGCGAGTCCTGCGAAACTTGCAGTAAGAGGGTTACTCTTATCCTCGAAAGCGTTTGAGTCGAATCTTCTATTTCCTGCTTCTAACTTGAAGTAGGTTCCAGTCGTACGGATCGTTTTTTCAATCCCCCCTTTGATCGTATCATCGGAAGTTTTTGTTCCAGTAAATACGTTGTTCTGGTTCAAAGGAAGAACTGTTTGTCTAAAACTTCCGTCAGCTACTAATCTCCAAGAATATTGGGACTCTGCTTTCAAGTAGCTCGAATCGGTTTTTGCCAATTCGTATCTCAGGTTCTGTAGTTTGAAGTTACTATCTAAAGCTCTTTTAACTGTCTCTTCGGTAGTTAACTTCAGGACCTTTCCGGATGATTTATTCTCTTGGGAGAATACTCCGGAAAATCCCGAAAGGAGGATGAGGCTCGAAGCTAGACATACGGAGATCGTCTTCCCGCTTATTGTTTTGGTCCAAAAATTTCCATTTTCTAATTTCATAACCTTTCCTCCCGATCTAAAGTATTAGATTAACCTAATGCTTTTTTCATTTTTTCGCCGACTTCGGCGATAGATTGGCAAACCGAAATACCTGCATCCTGCATTGCTTTCATCTTAGACGAAGCTGTTCCCATTCCTCCGCTGATGATAGCACCTGCGTGTCCCATCCTTTTTCCAGGAGGTGCAGTTTGGCCTGCGATAAATCCTACTACAGGTTTTTTAACATGAGCTTTGATATAAGCAGCCGCTTCTTCTTCGGAAGTTCCGCCGATCTCTCCGATCATTACGATACCTTTCGTTTCAGGATCTTCATTCAGAAGTCTAACCGCTTCCGTATGATTCATTCCCGGAACCGGATCTCCACCGATTCCGATCACAGTGGATTGACCCAAACCATGTTGTGTTAACTGCGCAACTGATTCGTAAGTTAAGGTTCCAGAACGAGAAACGATCCCTACATTTCCTGCTTGGTGGATAAAACCAGGCATAATCCCCATTTTCACTTTGTATTTAGGAGAGATCACGCCAGGGCAGTTTGGTCCAACCAATCTGGTTTTGGAATTACGAAGTGCGCTATAAACCTTGAGCATATCGTGTGTTGGAATTCCTTCAGTGATACAAACCACAAGAGGAATTTCATTGAAGATACCTTCTAAGATCGCATCCGCTGCGAATGGAGGTGGAACGAAAATGATAGAAGCATTTGCTCCTTCTTTAACGATCGCATCTTTTAAGCTATTGAATACAGGAACATTTTTACCGGCGAGCTCAACATTCTGCCCACCTTTTCCAGGAGTTACTCCTCCAACAACGCTAGTTCCGTATTCTATCATTTGAGTCGCGTGGAAAGAACCTTCTTTACCGGTGATCCCTTGTACTACGACTCTTGTATTGCTATCTACTAATACTGCCATGTTATATTAAGTTAACCTTATGTGATTTATTTAATGGCATCTGCCACTTTTTTAGCCGCGGTGCGAAGATCCTCTTCTCCGATGATGTTTAGACCGGATTCGTTCAGGATTTTTTTACCCTCTTCCGCGTTGGTTCCTTTCAAACGAACTACTAATGGAACATTGATGTTCACAGCCTTAGCAGCTTCGATGATCCCCAGAGCAACTCGGTCACAACGAACGATCCCTCCGAAGATATTGATGAAGATCCCTTTAACGTTCGGATCTCCTAGAATAAGTTTGAATCCGTTTGTAACAGTGGTAACATTCGCTCCACCGCCCACATCTAGGAAGTTTGCAGGTTCAGCACCGGCAAGTTTAACGATGTCCATGGTTGCCATTGCAAGACCTGCACCGTTAACCATACATCCGATGTTACCATCTAACTTAACATAGTTGATATTGTATTCGCTGGCTTGGACTTCCAAAGGATCTTCTTCGGAAATATCTCTGAAGGCAGCGTTCTCAGGATGACGATACAGAGCGTTTTCATCTAAGTCGATCTTACAGTCGCCTGCAATGATCTCGTTTTCTTTAGTAAGGATCAAAGGATTGATCTCTAACAAAGATGCATCTTCTTTGATATAAGCATTGTAAACGGAAGTTAGAAGAGCTTTGAAAGATTTATGGGATTCTGCAGGAAGTCCAAGATCAAAAGCAAGTTGAGAAGCTTGGTTTGGTTGTAATCCGATACCTGGATCTACAGCGATCTTCAGGATTTTTTCAGGATGAGTTTCCGCAACTTCTTCAATCTCCATACCACCTTCAGTGGAAGCCATGATGATTGTTTTGCGGATCGCGCGATCTAATAATACGCTTAAATAAAATTCCTTCGCGATATTGATCCCTTGCTCGAGATAAACTTTTAGAACTTTTTTACCTTCAGGTCCAGTTTGAGGAGTGATAAGTTGCATGCCTAGGATCTTATCGATAGCGGCTAATGCGTCTTCTTTAGTTTTGGTAACTTTAACTCCGCCGCCTTTTCCTCTACCGCCAGCGTGGATTTGGGCTTTTACGACTACAACAGATGCTCCCGTTTTGGAAGAAACTTCTTCGTGGGCTTTTGCACCGTCTTCTTTTTTATCAATTACTACGCCGAAAGGAACTTTGGCGTTATGGCGTCTCAGGATTTCCTTGGCCTGGTACTCGTGAATTTTCATGAATCAACCTTGTTTTTTTGGATGTGAGTTCAGTTTGGAATGCTTTTTCTAAGGATTTTACCTGGAAGAATCCTGTCCATCCCCTTTCGGTAGGAGTTCCAACAAGAGTCTTTAAATGCATGGATAAACCTTAGTTCAATTATGAATTTGGCCGCTTCCCGCTTGGGCGGGACCGGGCTGCTACGGGCTCGGGCATTCGCCCTCGTCACTTCGTGACTAAAGCCCTTCGCATCCCTAGCGGTGAAATCTTCGGTAACTTCATGCCTTTGTCTTTGAGCCGAAATCTATCTAGTTTTTATTTCACGCGAAGTCGCAAAGAGTAGAAGGTCCTGGGTTTCTCTTGAGGAGTTCCTTCACCCGGAAGAGAAAAGGGTCGAGACATTTCCGTGACAATACTTTGGAAACTGAACCAATATATTTTCCGTTATTACGTTATATTTTCTGTTATATTGTATATTTGGACTGATTTTTGGAAAGGTTCTAAGCAGAAAAGGCTAACTCGTGGTTTGCACGTTAGGAGAAATATAAATGAAGGTGATCTATATTGGGCTGGTAAGCCTTGTTTTGGGGGCGTTTGTCTCCTGTGATTCAGGGGGTGGAGATTCTAATTCTGCTCTAGCGGTATTGGCCGGTTTTGAAAATTCGATTCCAGTCAGTTCTGCGGCGGATTTAACAAATGAGTCTGCGGCTTCTTATGATGATAATGAATGGGGTCTTGTAACTGCTTCTCGTTTGGAATCTTGGGTAAGCGATTGGCAAAACCAAAAGCCATCTCATATCAGCGGAAAGCTTGTGATCTTGCAGAGTAGCCTAGCGAATAATTTTTCCGGGGATACAAGTGGAAGATCTTATATCAAGTCCGACAATGCGAATGGAGTGTATGTGTATCATCTGGATGATTTCCAGGCCGGATTTCGTTTTAATCAGCAAAGAAACACAGGTTTAATTAAGAACTCTGTCCGTTATCAAGCGGATGGCGCAACCGTTGACCAATGGTTACAGGTTTATGGGATCAATTTAAATACGGACCTAGTAGTTTTCGCAGTCGGATCCGCAAATAATAACGGTACTGCTTATACGAACGGAAGCCAAACCCAAGATGTTACCAGAGGAATTTACTGGTTAAGATATTGGGGAGCTGATATCAAACATCTTGCGATCTTAAACGGAGATATCAGGACCAATTTTACGAATGCCACTTATCTTTCTGCAACGAAAGATACAGCTCCGAATACAAACGGTGGTTTTAGTGTGAAACAATTGAAGGTTGATAATACCATCATCACTTTAACACTCGAAGACATCATTAAGATCGTGAAAAATAACGGTACTGCTTCTATCAGCGGGCTCACAGGAACTCAGATCATAGTGGATGCAAGACCTACGGCGCAGTTTGACCAAACAGTTGGAATTACAAACTCAGGAGCAAATCATATCACAACTGCCTGGAATGATTCAGGTGCGCCAGCTGCAGGTGTGAGCGGGACTCCTAAAAAGTACGTTCTGTTTGAAACTAGGATCAAAGGAGCAAAAACATTTCCTTGGGCTTCTTTATTGGATACTTCCGCTACCGGTTATAGATTCAAGGATAAGGTAACTCTTGCCGGCATTTTTGCGAATACGGGAACAGGTGGAGCCGGTTATACTGCGGGATCTACGATTGTTTCTCAATGTAGAACAAATTTTGAAGCACAGGTGAATGGATTTGTTTCTCAGAATATATTAGGATATCCTACTGTATTCTATGATGGTTCTTTAGTGGAATGGACTTCTCTTGTTGCGGAATATCCGGATTCTACGGAAGGAACTAGTTTTAATAAACTTTCTTTAACTTCTCCTTTCAGAACGGATACTGCTGATCTAAGTTATGCTCCTGCAGGGATCATTAACTATAATTCACATTCCTCCGGTGGAACTGGAAGCCCATATGTCACTGTGGCTCAAGCGGATATCGATCCTACTTCGACCACGACTCGTAAGGCTCAATTACAAGATAAGGCTTATAAGTATTAATCTTAAAAATTTTGGCTTCGAGAAAAGAAAAGGCTCCAATATGGAGCCTTTTTGCGATTTAAATATTAATAATATTTAAATTAAGAAGATTTATCTTATAGTGAAGAAAGGATCGCTAGATCCAAAGAGTAAGCTCCTCCGCCTACGATTGCTAATGCAATTGCAAGTCCGATTGCCAATACTTGGAATTCGTAACCTTCTCCTTTTTGAGCTCCGAACCAGTTCATGAAAAATCCGTGCTCTCTATGAACGAGTAGGGCCGCTCCAAGCATAATGAGTCCGATTGAAATTGCGGAGAAGCGGGTAAGTAATCCGAGAACTAAAGCCACTGAACCGAATGATTCACCAATGATAACTAAGAATGCGATGATCCCGGGAAGTCCGGCAGTTTGAGTAAAATAACCGTAGGTTCCTTTGAATCCGTAACCGCCGAACCAACCCAGTAATTTTTGAGCACCATGTGGGAAGATTACGATCCCTAGGGTCAATCTTAAGACCAGAGGAACGATATCGTTGCTGGTTGCTAATAGAGTTTCTAACATTTTGAATACTTCCTTCTATTAATTTAGGAATTAATAGTTTATTATTAAAGTATATTACTTTGAATATGAAGTATTTCTTACAAGTTTTTTTCACCAGGGTCGGCCAAAAATCGGAAAATTTTTCAGGTAGGAACTCCCGCTCCCGAATTTGCCTCCAATAAGCGGTCAGAAATCGCCAATTTAGCACAAAATTTTCGACTTTTAGATAGGATCAATATATGATTCAATGGCCCAGTTTATTCACCTAAATTTTCGGTAAAATTCAATATAACAGAATTAAATCTGTTATTTGTGAGAGTTTGATTCGGGATGGTCCTAAAGATCTTTTAGCGAATTCAAAAAAAGATCAGGAGAGAAGATGTCGGAAGTATTCCATTGGATAATCTCTGTATTATTTTTAGGATTTATTCTCGGATTTCCATGGCTTGCAGGAAGTCTTTCTAAGAAGCATAAGTGGCTTGGGTTTTTAGGTCCTGTCGTTCTATGCTACGCTTCGGGGATCATTTTGGGGAACTTGATCCCAACTGAGTTTTTACCTAAGAAAATCGCAGAAACAATTTCCGAAATTTCTATTCCGATAGCGATCCCTTTATTACTGGCT from the Leptospira andrefontaineae genome contains:
- a CDS encoding LpxI family protein, which gives rise to MGRLGILAGGGNLPQIGMKEALAAGEDPFFLSIAESDFTPGNYPDRVIPIRIVKIGGLLKACKTNRIDRLLLLGKVKKEIIFKSLNFDLKALALLARMVNRHDYSIFKTVAEDFEKQGIHIISQKTYLKSLLLPEGRYTKRALDKKQVEDVIFGMEYAEKIAHLDIGQAVVVVDKSVLAVEAVEGTDQTIRRGGSFAKKRKAVVCKSSKPSQDPRFDLPTVGIETLKVMSENNCDILAFREGETIIVNPSEFINLAEKLKIHILSIGRGNVSKINSTQKKLPKA
- a CDS encoding FmdB family zinc ribbon protein, giving the protein MPTYDYRCKACGQTFEHFQSMKDDPITTCLLCGKTGEVDRLISSVGGIIFKGSGFYVTDNKSSSKSSESSTGSSGSFSN
- a CDS encoding TolC family protein, giving the protein MKLENGNFWTKTISGKTISVCLASSLILLSGFSGVFSQENKSSGKVLKLTTEETVKRALDSNFKLQNLRYELAKTDSSYLKAESQYSWRLVADGSFRQTVLPLNQNNVFTGTKTSDDTIKGGIEKTIRTTGTYFKLEAGNRRFDSNAFEDKSNPLTASFAGLALPPLYTGFITATVSQDLLKNSFGYKGRNQEKILDNQKEMAKSQVSLQISEAIVGSLVDFWDYSVKLQSLKTFRRLKENVSNIRNLTVRKQGLGLSEGFEVNQWNALLAQADSQLETAVVQKDEAKRKLARTLKLENDSDLSEETDLMEEIPEKPDYNKDLEIAYKKRADYLNAVREKEIAELMLKNAKSDQLPSLTLSGSASSQAQTITSPDKNYTDATDGVQSARYKDFNGKVSFSYPLFDKGVAAGRRDSEIGVRQATLKETEVKNEVRDDLRGRIDSLEASYKIYKNSIVTEKETQNYYNGVVRSFQQGRADAVAVKNALDTLVRDQLSLTQAKVNFNIDLMRYYIAKNMLLERFDLDAEKLIPHLD
- the sucD gene encoding succinate--CoA ligase subunit alpha encodes the protein MAVLVDSNTRVVVQGITGKEGSFHATQMIEYGTSVVGGVTPGKGGQNVELAGKNVPVFNSLKDAIVKEGANASIIFVPPPFAADAILEGIFNEIPLVVCITEGIPTHDMLKVYSALRNSKTRLVGPNCPGVISPKYKVKMGIMPGFIHQAGNVGIVSRSGTLTYESVAQLTQHGLGQSTVIGIGGDPVPGMNHTEAVRLLNEDPETKGIVMIGEIGGTSEEEAAAYIKAHVKKPVVGFIAGQTAPPGKRMGHAGAIISGGMGTASSKMKAMQDAGISVCQSIAEVGEKMKKALG
- the sucC gene encoding ADP-forming succinate--CoA ligase subunit beta, translated to MKIHEYQAKEILRRHNAKVPFGVVIDKKEDGAKAHEEVSSKTGASVVVVKAQIHAGGRGKGGGVKVTKTKEDALAAIDKILGMQLITPQTGPEGKKVLKVYLEQGINIAKEFYLSVLLDRAIRKTIIMASTEGGMEIEEVAETHPEKILKIAVDPGIGLQPNQASQLAFDLGLPAESHKSFKALLTSVYNAYIKEDASLLEINPLILTKENEIIAGDCKIDLDENALYRHPENAAFRDISEEDPLEVQASEYNINYVKLDGNIGCMVNGAGLAMATMDIVKLAGAEPANFLDVGGGANVTTVTNGFKLILGDPNVKGIFINIFGGIVRCDRVALGIIEAAKAVNINVPLVVRLKGTNAEEGKKILNESGLNIIGEEDLRTAAKKVADAIK
- a CDS encoding sulfurtransferase, with translation MKVIYIGLVSLVLGAFVSCDSGGGDSNSALAVLAGFENSIPVSSAADLTNESAASYDDNEWGLVTASRLESWVSDWQNQKPSHISGKLVILQSSLANNFSGDTSGRSYIKSDNANGVYVYHLDDFQAGFRFNQQRNTGLIKNSVRYQADGATVDQWLQVYGINLNTDLVVFAVGSANNNGTAYTNGSQTQDVTRGIYWLRYWGADIKHLAILNGDIRTNFTNATYLSATKDTAPNTNGGFSVKQLKVDNTIITLTLEDIIKIVKNNGTASISGLTGTQIIVDARPTAQFDQTVGITNSGANHITTAWNDSGAPAAGVSGTPKKYVLFETRIKGAKTFPWASLLDTSATGYRFKDKVTLAGIFANTGTGGAGYTAGSTIVSQCRTNFEAQVNGFVSQNILGYPTVFYDGSLVEWTSLVAEYPDSTEGTSFNKLSLTSPFRTDTADLSYAPAGIINYNSHSSGGTGSPYVTVAQADIDPTSTTTRKAQLQDKAYKY
- a CDS encoding DoxX family protein, whose amino-acid sequence is MLETLLATSNDIVPLVLRLTLGIVIFPHGAQKLLGWFGGYGFKGTYGYFTQTAGLPGIIAFLVIIGESFGSVALVLGLLTRFSAISIGLIMLGAALLVHREHGFFMNWFGAQKGEGYEFQVLAIGLAIALAIVGGGAYSLDLAILSSL